In Eublepharis macularius isolate TG4126 chromosome 4, MPM_Emac_v1.0, whole genome shotgun sequence, the following are encoded in one genomic region:
- the LMOD3 gene encoding leiomodin-3 isoform X2 yields the protein MLQRLATERPEENVTDFDNMNEMANGTMDIENNEGYGKEQPGELEKGKTNGDVTDYKENEEEEEEEEEENEEEEEEEEEEEEEEGGGKEEEENEENGNDKEDLETKKSSDEEDSRSTELKETLEKEENNEKKASKLNIPKKLALDTSFIKLSARPSGNQTNLEESLRRVQKNDPSMTELNLNNIENIPKEMLVDFVNAMKKNKHIKTFSLANVGADDNVGFALANMLRENRNITTLNIDSNFISGKGIVAIMRCLQYNEKLTELRFHNQRSMLGHQAEMEIARLLKANPTLLKIGYHFELPGPRMVVTNLLSRNLDKQRQKRIEEQKQQQLKEQRELIAMLENGLGLPPGMWEMLGGPMPASVMPPPMQPPKSPVPSVTRKKEPARKPAPEQESRDDPPSFKIVKLKRIQRKPTIEQYVEPAEKTNLKDVIKTLKPIPRRRPPPLVEVTPRDKLLNDIRQSNVAYLKPVPVPKELE from the exons AGACTCGCTACAGAGAGGCCTGAAGAAAATGTTACAGATTTTGACAACATGAATGAAATGGCCAATGGCACTATGGATATAGAAAATAATGAAGGCTATGGAAAGGAACAGCCTGGTGAACTGGAAAAAGGGAAAACAAATGGAGATGTAACAGACTATAAGGagaatgaagaggaggaggaggaggaagaagaagaaaatgaagaagaggaagaagaggaggaagaagaggaagaagaggaaggaggaggaaaggaggaggaagagaatgaAGAGAATGGAAATGATAAGGAAGATCTGGAAACAAAGAAATCAAGTGATGAAGAGGATAGCAGAAGCACAGAACTGAAGGAAACtcttgaaaaagaagaaaacaatgaaaagaaagcaTCAAAGTTAAATATTCCCAAAAAATTAGCTTTAGATACTAGTTTTATAAAGTTAAGTGCAAGACCTTCAGGAAATCAAACTAATTTGGAGGAGAGCCTGAGAAGAGTCCAGAAGAATGATCCAAGCATGACGGAACTCAACTTGAACAACATTGAGAACATCCCCAAGGAAATGCTGGTAGACTTTGTCAATGCCATGAAAAAGAACAAGCACATCAAAACATTCAGTTTGGCCAATGTGGGGGCTGATGACAATGTTGGTTTTGCCTTGGCCAACATGCTGCGTGAAAACAGGAACATCACTACTTTGAACATTGACTCCAATTTCATTTCGGGCAAAGGGATTGTGGCTATTATGAGGTGCCTGCAATACAATGAGAAACTGACCGAGCTGCGGTTTCATAATCAAAGAAGTATGTTGGGCCACCaagcagaaatggaaattgcaagGCTTTTGAAAGCGAACCCGACATTACTGAAGATCGGCTATCATTTTGAACTTCCAGGTCCCAGGATGGTGGTTACCAATCTACTCAGCAGAAATCTTGATaaacaaagacaaaaaagaatagaggaacaaaagcagcagcagctgaaagAGCAGAGGGAGTTAATAGCCATGTTGGAAAATGGACTTGGGTTGCCTCCTGGGATGTGGGAGATGCTAGGGGGGCCAATGCCTGCTTCAGTGATGCCTCCACCCATGCAGCCTCCGAAGTCACCCGTTCCATCTGTTACTAGAAAAAAAGAACCTGCAAGGAAGCCAGCCCCTGAACAAGAAAGCAGGGATGATCCGCCCTCCTTCAAAATTGTGAAACTCAAGAGAATCCAGCGCAAACCCACTATAGAACAATATGTGGAGCCAGCTGAAAAAACCAATCTCAAAGACGTGATCAAGACACTAAAACCTATTCCAAGAAGGCGGCCACCTCCTTTGGTAGAAGTAACCCCTCGAGATAAGCTGCTGAATGATATCCGTCAGAGCAATGTAGCTTATCTTAAACCG GTACCAGTTCCCAAAGAGTTGGAGTAA
- the LMOD3 gene encoding leiomodin-3 isoform X3: protein MNEMANGTMDIENNEGYGKEQPGELEKGKTNGDVTDYKENEEEEEEEEEENEEEEEEEEEEEEEEGGGKEEEENEENGNDKEDLETKKSSDEEDSRSTELKETLEKEENNEKKASKLNIPKKLALDTSFIKLSARPSGNQTNLEESLRRVQKNDPSMTELNLNNIENIPKEMLVDFVNAMKKNKHIKTFSLANVGADDNVGFALANMLRENRNITTLNIDSNFISGKGIVAIMRCLQYNEKLTELRFHNQRSMLGHQAEMEIARLLKANPTLLKIGYHFELPGPRMVVTNLLSRNLDKQRQKRIEEQKQQQLKEQRELIAMLENGLGLPPGMWEMLGGPMPASVMPPPMQPPKSPVPSVTRKKEPARKPAPEQESRDDPPSFKIVKLKRIQRKPTIEQYVEPAEKTNLKDVIKTLKPIPRRRPPPLVEVTPRDKLLNDIRQSNVAYLKPVPVPKELE from the exons ATGAATGAAATGGCCAATGGCACTATGGATATAGAAAATAATGAAGGCTATGGAAAGGAACAGCCTGGTGAACTGGAAAAAGGGAAAACAAATGGAGATGTAACAGACTATAAGGagaatgaagaggaggaggaggaggaagaagaagaaaatgaagaagaggaagaagaggaggaagaagaggaagaagaggaaggaggaggaaaggaggaggaagagaatgaAGAGAATGGAAATGATAAGGAAGATCTGGAAACAAAGAAATCAAGTGATGAAGAGGATAGCAGAAGCACAGAACTGAAGGAAACtcttgaaaaagaagaaaacaatgaaaagaaagcaTCAAAGTTAAATATTCCCAAAAAATTAGCTTTAGATACTAGTTTTATAAAGTTAAGTGCAAGACCTTCAGGAAATCAAACTAATTTGGAGGAGAGCCTGAGAAGAGTCCAGAAGAATGATCCAAGCATGACGGAACTCAACTTGAACAACATTGAGAACATCCCCAAGGAAATGCTGGTAGACTTTGTCAATGCCATGAAAAAGAACAAGCACATCAAAACATTCAGTTTGGCCAATGTGGGGGCTGATGACAATGTTGGTTTTGCCTTGGCCAACATGCTGCGTGAAAACAGGAACATCACTACTTTGAACATTGACTCCAATTTCATTTCGGGCAAAGGGATTGTGGCTATTATGAGGTGCCTGCAATACAATGAGAAACTGACCGAGCTGCGGTTTCATAATCAAAGAAGTATGTTGGGCCACCaagcagaaatggaaattgcaagGCTTTTGAAAGCGAACCCGACATTACTGAAGATCGGCTATCATTTTGAACTTCCAGGTCCCAGGATGGTGGTTACCAATCTACTCAGCAGAAATCTTGATaaacaaagacaaaaaagaatagaggaacaaaagcagcagcagctgaaagAGCAGAGGGAGTTAATAGCCATGTTGGAAAATGGACTTGGGTTGCCTCCTGGGATGTGGGAGATGCTAGGGGGGCCAATGCCTGCTTCAGTGATGCCTCCACCCATGCAGCCTCCGAAGTCACCCGTTCCATCTGTTACTAGAAAAAAAGAACCTGCAAGGAAGCCAGCCCCTGAACAAGAAAGCAGGGATGATCCGCCCTCCTTCAAAATTGTGAAACTCAAGAGAATCCAGCGCAAACCCACTATAGAACAATATGTGGAGCCAGCTGAAAAAACCAATCTCAAAGACGTGATCAAGACACTAAAACCTATTCCAAGAAGGCGGCCACCTCCTTTGGTAGAAGTAACCCCTCGAGATAAGCTGCTGAATGATATCCGTCAGAGCAATGTAGCTTATCTTAAACCG GTACCAGTTCCCAAAGAGTTGGAGTAA